Sequence from the Halobaculum rubrum genome:
TGCCGCGCGGTCGCCAACTCCGGTCGATGACAGAGCGTGCGACGTACGCCACCGTCTACCTTGGTGCGCAGCTCTCGCCGGCGGAGTCGACCCTGGATCTCGACTGGGCCGACGACGCCGGCGACCGGACCGACGACCACGAGTTCGCGGTGTCGACCGACGATCCCCGCGAGGCGTATCTGGAGATCCAGGCGTTCGACGTCGCGGAGTACGGCCACGAGGTGCTCGTGAACGGAGACCCCCTGTCCGGATTCGACATCCCGCCGAACGAGGGGTGGCAGCTGTGGACCGACACCGTG
This genomic interval carries:
- a CDS encoding DUF7383 domain-containing protein; this translates as MTERATYATVYLGAQLSPAESTLDLDWADDAGDRTDDHEFAVSTDDPREAYLEIQAFDVAEYGHEVLVNGDPLSGFDIPPNEGWQLWTDTVAGADLREGTNTLAIARDTDTDDAFAVGTVRVHWKESVDGGRPKNPVDE